The proteins below are encoded in one region of Aequorivita iocasae:
- a CDS encoding GNAT family N-acetyltransferase encodes MAIPFPIILTERLNLRKVVPSDLDRVHFLRSDQTINKYIKREPQTLETAKAHIERLDSNLKTDKAIAWGITTKESDILIGSICLWNFSEDKKKAEVGYDLDPKFQGKGIMSEALKAVLDFAFNQRSFETIEAYTDYRNIPSKKLLKIHGFIPRQGIKDPENQNNEVYYLNR; translated from the coding sequence ATGGCAATCCCCTTCCCGATTATACTAACTGAAAGATTAAACCTGCGAAAAGTAGTCCCTAGCGATTTGGATAGGGTTCACTTTTTGCGTTCCGACCAAACAATAAACAAATACATAAAACGGGAGCCCCAAACTTTGGAAACCGCAAAAGCACACATTGAAAGATTGGACTCAAATCTAAAAACAGACAAAGCCATCGCTTGGGGAATAACCACCAAAGAATCTGATATCTTGATTGGCTCAATTTGCCTCTGGAATTTTTCAGAAGACAAGAAAAAGGCAGAGGTAGGTTACGACCTCGATCCAAAATTTCAAGGCAAAGGAATTATGAGCGAAGCCCTAAAAGCCGTTTTGGATTTCGCTTTCAACCAAAGAAGTTTTGAAACCATCGAAGCCTACACGGATTATAGGAATATTCCTTCAAAAAAGCTGCTAAAAATACATGGATTTATTCCAAGACAAGGTATTAAAGATCCTGAAAACCAAAACAATGAAGTGTATTATCTAAACCGTTAG
- a CDS encoding protein-L-isoaspartate(D-aspartate) O-methyltransferase: protein MKDTFTHQGMRKRLVETLKRKGIVDKNVLQAIGKIPRHLFMDSGFVDHAYVDKAFPIAADQTISQPYTVARQTELLNVKKGDKILEIGTGSGYQAAVLLEIGATLYTIERQNELFKKTKLFLPKLGYKPKRMIFGDGYIGLEEEAPFDGIIVTAGAPFVPNPLLAQLKVGGRLVIPVGENVQIMTVFLRKSDTEFQKETYGEFRFVPLLEDKN from the coding sequence GTGAAAGATACATTTACACACCAAGGAATGCGTAAAAGATTGGTCGAAACCCTTAAAAGAAAAGGGATTGTCGATAAAAATGTTTTACAAGCTATTGGCAAGATTCCACGGCATCTTTTTATGGATTCGGGGTTTGTGGACCATGCGTATGTGGACAAGGCATTCCCGATTGCTGCTGACCAAACCATTTCACAACCATATACCGTAGCCCGCCAAACAGAGCTTTTGAATGTGAAGAAAGGCGATAAAATTCTGGAAATAGGAACAGGAAGCGGCTATCAAGCTGCAGTGCTTTTGGAAATAGGCGCAACCCTTTATACTATTGAACGGCAAAACGAACTTTTCAAAAAGACGAAATTGTTTCTTCCAAAACTTGGATACAAACCCAAACGCATGATTTTTGGAGATGGTTATATTGGGCTGGAGGAAGAAGCTCCTTTTGATGGAATTATTGTAACAGCCGGCGCGCCATTTGTTCCAAATCCGTTGTTGGCTCAATTAAAAGTTGGTGGAAGATTGGTGATTCCCGTAGGTGAAAATGTGCAAATAATGACCGTGTTTTTACGTAAATCGGATACTGAATTTCAGAAGGAAACTTACGGAGAGTTCCGTTTTGTACCGCTTTTGGAAGATAAAAACTAA
- a CDS encoding Gfo/Idh/MocA family protein, translating into MLKAGVLGAGHLGKIHLKLLQQSTKYELVGFYDASKEASEQIETEFGYKSFPSMESLINACDMVVVVTPTSTHFECAEKVLKAGKHLFIEKPITQTVAEAEQIRDLAKEMKVRGQVGQVERFNPAFQAIKDKINNPMFIETHRLAEFNPRGTDVSVVLDLMIHDIDAILSVVKSPVKAVSASGVSVISETPDIANARIEFENGCVANLTASRISLKKMRKARFFQRDAYISVDFLEKKCEVVKMKDAPKEIDDFAMVLTNAEGIKKQIYFENPKIEANNAILDELESFYEAIKADRTPEVSLKQGTEALRVAMLIIENFKKI; encoded by the coding sequence ATGCTAAAAGCGGGAGTTCTGGGTGCCGGGCACTTAGGAAAAATACATTTGAAATTGCTGCAACAATCCACAAAATATGAGCTTGTGGGTTTCTACGATGCCAGCAAAGAAGCTTCGGAACAAATAGAAACTGAATTTGGTTACAAGAGCTTTCCATCTATGGAAAGTCTTATAAATGCTTGTGACATGGTGGTTGTAGTAACACCCACTAGCACCCATTTTGAGTGTGCCGAAAAAGTATTGAAGGCCGGAAAGCATCTTTTTATTGAAAAACCCATAACACAGACCGTTGCCGAAGCGGAACAAATACGCGATTTGGCCAAGGAGATGAAAGTACGCGGGCAAGTGGGCCAGGTAGAGAGATTCAACCCAGCATTTCAGGCTATAAAAGATAAAATAAACAACCCCATGTTTATTGAAACGCACCGTTTGGCAGAGTTCAATCCTCGAGGAACAGATGTATCGGTAGTTTTGGATTTGATGATTCACGACATTGACGCCATTTTGAGCGTTGTGAAAAGCCCTGTAAAAGCAGTAAGCGCAAGTGGAGTTTCGGTAATAAGCGAAACGCCGGATATTGCCAACGCACGTATTGAATTTGAAAACGGCTGTGTAGCAAACCTTACCGCGAGTCGTATTTCCTTAAAGAAAATGCGCAAGGCACGTTTCTTTCAGCGCGATGCCTATATTTCCGTAGACTTTCTGGAGAAGAAATGCGAGGTGGTGAAAATGAAGGATGCTCCAAAAGAAATAGACGATTTCGCAATGGTTTTGACCAATGCCGAAGGAATCAAAAAACAAATCTATTTCGAAAACCCAAAAATCGAAGCCAACAATGCCATTCTAGACGAGCTGGAAAGCTTTTATGAAGCCATAAAAGCCGATAGAACTCCAGAGGTTTCGCTTAAACAGGGTACTGAGGCGCTTCGGGTTGCCATGTTGATAATTGAAAATTTCAAAAAAATATAA
- a CDS encoding 3-hydroxybutyryl-CoA dehydrogenase has product MKNVAVIGAGTMGNGIAHTFAQFDYKVQLIDLHQASLDKGIATITKNLDRMVAKETITEADKQRTLKNITTYTNLEEGVEYASLVVEAATENVDLKLKIFRDLDKFCPDDTILASNTSSISITQIASVTSRPEMVIGMHFMNPVPIMKLVEIIKGYSTSEETFKMVEELSKKLNKVPVEVNDYPGFVANRILMPMINEAVETLYNGVAGVKEIDTVMMLGMAHPMGPLALADFIGLDVCLSILKVMYEGFKNPKYAPCPLLVNMVMAGKLGAKSGEGFYDYSQNRKAEDVAKMFTK; this is encoded by the coding sequence ATGAAAAACGTAGCAGTAATAGGAGCAGGAACCATGGGCAATGGAATAGCCCACACCTTCGCACAGTTTGATTATAAAGTACAATTAATTGATCTTCACCAAGCATCACTTGATAAAGGAATAGCGACCATCACCAAAAATTTGGACAGAATGGTTGCAAAGGAAACCATTACTGAAGCCGATAAGCAACGAACCCTTAAAAACATAACCACCTACACCAATCTTGAGGAAGGCGTGGAATATGCAAGTCTTGTGGTGGAAGCCGCAACGGAAAATGTGGACCTGAAGTTGAAAATTTTTCGCGATTTGGACAAGTTCTGTCCAGATGATACCATTCTTGCTAGCAATACTTCGTCTATTTCAATTACGCAGATTGCCTCAGTAACGTCGCGCCCCGAAATGGTTATAGGAATGCACTTTATGAACCCGGTGCCGATTATGAAATTGGTTGAGATTATTAAAGGTTACAGCACCAGCGAAGAAACTTTCAAAATGGTGGAAGAGCTTTCAAAAAAATTAAACAAAGTTCCCGTTGAAGTTAATGATTACCCTGGCTTTGTGGCAAACCGTATTTTGATGCCCATGATAAATGAAGCTGTTGAAACACTTTATAACGGCGTGGCTGGCGTGAAAGAAATTGATACAGTAATGATGCTAGGGATGGCGCACCCAATGGGCCCTCTGGCTTTAGCAGATTTTATTGGCTTGGATGTTTGTCTTTCTATTTTAAAAGTAATGTACGAAGGATTTAAGAATCCTAAATACGCCCCTTGCCCATTGTTGGTCAATATGGTAATGGCAGGAAAATTGGGTGCCAAAAGCGGCGAAGGGTTTTATGATTACAGCCAAAACAGAAAGGCAGAGGATGTTGCAAAAATGTTTACAAAGTAA
- a CDS encoding DUF1015 domain-containing protein, whose amino-acid sequence MAKIIPFKAVRPTRDKVSLLAARSYDSYTAAQVESRLRDNPFSFLHIVNPGYKYQKEISGEERYGLVRNRYQEFKEDEIFIQDKNPSFYIYKIVNRDGLEFNGIVGAASVQDYEDDVIKKHEDTLEFREIIFKEYLKTVGFNAEAVLLTYPDNLKLEAIIEEVMQSRAEYEFTTTYRDTHYLWNVDDEMLLKKIQQIYGEMPALYIADGHHRSASSYLLAKDLKEENPNHTGDEPYNFFMSFLIPESDLKIYEFNRLVKDLNGLKKEEFLIKLDEYFRIENRGMEYYKPSKKHHFSMYLDGEFYSLYLRKSKYEINNALDALDTQILYVTILKPLLGIEDLRNDQRIEYSHGKKDLAYVKTAVDSGTFAVGFGLLPITTQEMKMIADEGLKMPPKSTYIEPKLRSGVTVFEF is encoded by the coding sequence ATGGCAAAAATTATCCCCTTTAAAGCCGTCCGCCCTACGCGTGACAAAGTGAGCCTGCTTGCTGCACGATCGTATGACAGTTACACGGCAGCACAGGTGGAGTCGCGTTTGCGGGATAATCCTTTTTCATTTTTACACATTGTAAACCCGGGTTATAAATATCAAAAGGAAATCTCGGGGGAAGAGCGCTACGGCTTGGTTCGCAACCGCTATCAGGAATTTAAGGAAGATGAAATTTTTATTCAGGACAAAAATCCCTCATTCTACATTTATAAAATTGTTAACCGCGATGGACTTGAATTCAATGGAATTGTAGGTGCAGCAAGTGTACAGGATTATGAGGATGATGTTATCAAAAAACACGAGGACACGCTGGAATTTCGTGAAATAATCTTTAAGGAATACCTTAAAACAGTAGGCTTCAACGCCGAAGCGGTACTTCTTACCTATCCCGATAATTTAAAGCTGGAAGCTATAATTGAAGAGGTAATGCAAAGCCGGGCAGAGTATGAATTTACCACTACCTATCGCGACACACATTACCTCTGGAATGTGGATGATGAAATGCTGCTGAAAAAAATCCAGCAAATTTATGGTGAAATGCCCGCGCTTTATATTGCTGATGGTCACCACCGCTCCGCGTCCTCCTATTTATTGGCGAAGGATCTGAAAGAAGAAAACCCAAATCATACCGGCGATGAGCCCTATAATTTTTTTATGAGCTTTCTAATTCCTGAAAGCGATTTAAAAATTTATGAATTCAACCGTTTGGTAAAAGATTTAAACGGATTGAAGAAGGAAGAGTTTTTAATAAAACTCGATGAATATTTCCGCATAGAAAATCGGGGAATGGAATATTACAAACCTTCCAAAAAGCATCATTTCAGTATGTATTTGGACGGCGAATTTTATTCGCTTTACCTTCGTAAAAGCAAATATGAAATCAACAATGCATTGGATGCATTGGATACGCAAATTTTATATGTAACTATTTTGAAACCGCTTTTGGGCATTGAAGATTTGCGCAACGATCAACGCATAGAATACTCCCACGGCAAAAAAGATTTGGCTTATGTAAAGACGGCTGTGGATTCCGGAACTTTTGCGGTCGGTTTTGGGTTATTGCCCATCACCACGCAAGAAATGAAGATGATTGCCGACGAAGGCTTAAAGATGCCTCCAAAAAGCACCTATATTGAACCAAAACTAAGAAGCGGGGTGACGGTTTTTGAATTTTAA
- a CDS encoding YggS family pyridoxal phosphate-dependent enzyme gives MTIAENLKKFNSELPKNVTLVAVSKTKPVSDLMEAYNAGQRVFGENKIQEMEAKWQEMPKDVQWHMIGHVQRNKVKYMAPFVSLIHAVDSFKLLKEINKEAKKNERVISCLLQIKIAKEDSKFGMDEEDAASLLASEDFKKFQNIKVIGLMGMATFTDDEKQVSEEFQTLKKIYDQFKAQNSEFRILSMGMSGDYKIAIANGSNMIRVGSAIFGERNYN, from the coding sequence ATGACGATTGCAGAAAATTTAAAGAAGTTTAATTCAGAATTACCCAAAAATGTTACCCTCGTGGCAGTTTCCAAAACGAAGCCCGTCAGCGATTTGATGGAAGCCTACAATGCGGGACAACGTGTTTTTGGAGAGAACAAAATCCAAGAAATGGAAGCCAAATGGCAGGAGATGCCAAAGGATGTGCAATGGCATATGATTGGCCATGTGCAGCGCAACAAAGTAAAATATATGGCACCGTTTGTGAGTTTAATTCACGCGGTGGACAGCTTCAAGCTTTTAAAGGAAATAAACAAGGAAGCAAAGAAAAACGAAAGGGTAATTTCATGTTTACTACAAATAAAAATAGCCAAGGAAGACAGTAAATTTGGAATGGACGAAGAAGATGCCGCTTCCCTCCTTGCTTCCGAAGATTTCAAAAAGTTTCAAAATATAAAAGTTATTGGCTTGATGGGGATGGCAACCTTTACAGATGATGAAAAGCAGGTTTCTGAAGAATTTCAGACATTGAAAAAAATATATGACCAGTTCAAAGCCCAGAATTCCGAATTCAGAATTTTAAGCATGGGAATGAGTGGAGATTATAAAATAGCAATTGCAAACGGAAGCAATATGATACGGGTGGGAAGTGCCATTTTTGGGGAAAGAAACTATAATTAA
- a CDS encoding exonuclease domain-containing protein, whose amino-acid sequence MYAILDIETTGGKYNEEGITEIAIYKFDGHKIVDQFSSLVNPERPIQPFVVNLTGINNEMLRQAPKFYEVAKRIIEITEDCIMVAHNALFDNRILTTEFDRLGYQFERETLCTVELAKKLMPDMPSYSLGKLVRSLGIPLSDRHRAQGDAKATVALFKMLLAKDTSKEIITETLQKDPKRLIEPKLLDIIENTPSEMGVYYMHNDDGKVIYIGKSKNIKKRLTQHFTSDNRKSKKIQAEVKSVTFEKTGNELISLLKECEEIKQTKPKYNRSLRQTLFSHQLTSFVDAAGYINLKIEKADGRKMAITTFSNYQQAKSSLFKITEANQFCQKLTGLQTSGKTCFNYKLKECYGACIGKEPVAEYNNRVKAFLEKNSFENQNMLIIDRGRDIEERSVILIENGSYKGYGFYNLNHQINNPEILKSIINPMQNNRNVQHIIQNYLRKNKVLKTVKLPSDKVS is encoded by the coding sequence ATGTACGCAATTTTAGATATAGAGACAACGGGCGGAAAATACAACGAGGAAGGAATCACCGAAATTGCGATTTACAAATTTGACGGCCACAAAATTGTGGACCAGTTTTCAAGCTTGGTAAATCCCGAAAGGCCTATTCAGCCTTTTGTAGTAAACCTTACGGGTATAAACAATGAAATGCTACGGCAAGCTCCAAAATTTTATGAAGTTGCAAAACGGATTATCGAGATAACAGAAGATTGTATAATGGTAGCTCACAATGCACTTTTCGATAATAGAATTCTCACCACAGAGTTTGACCGATTGGGCTACCAATTTGAACGGGAAACGCTCTGCACCGTTGAACTCGCAAAGAAATTGATGCCAGATATGCCCTCCTACAGTCTGGGAAAGTTAGTGCGCTCCTTAGGAATTCCGCTCAGCGACCGTCACCGTGCACAGGGCGATGCTAAAGCTACGGTGGCACTATTTAAAATGTTGCTTGCAAAAGACACTTCCAAAGAAATAATCACCGAAACCCTTCAAAAGGATCCAAAGCGCCTCATTGAGCCCAAATTGCTTGATATTATTGAAAACACTCCTTCTGAAATGGGGGTTTATTATATGCACAATGATGATGGGAAGGTTATTTATATTGGAAAAAGCAAGAATATTAAAAAAAGGCTGACACAACATTTTACGAGTGATAACAGAAAATCCAAAAAAATTCAGGCGGAAGTAAAATCGGTAACTTTTGAAAAAACAGGCAACGAACTTATTTCGCTTCTTAAAGAGTGTGAAGAAATAAAACAGACCAAACCCAAGTATAATAGGTCGCTCAGGCAAACGCTTTTTAGCCATCAACTCACTTCTTTTGTAGATGCGGCAGGTTATATAAATTTAAAAATTGAAAAAGCGGATGGCAGAAAAATGGCCATTACAACTTTCAGCAACTATCAACAAGCAAAGTCATCGCTTTTCAAAATAACGGAAGCTAACCAATTTTGCCAAAAATTGACCGGGCTGCAAACAAGTGGAAAAACCTGTTTCAACTATAAATTAAAAGAGTGCTATGGTGCTTGCATAGGCAAGGAACCAGTAGCTGAATATAACAACCGCGTAAAGGCTTTTTTAGAAAAGAATAGTTTTGAAAATCAAAACATGCTCATTATAGACCGGGGTCGCGATATTGAAGAGCGTTCAGTCATTTTAATTGAAAATGGAAGTTACAAAGGCTATGGGTTTTATAATTTGAACCATCAAATAAACAATCCTGAAATCTTAAAATCTATTATCAACCCTATGCAAAATAATCGAAATGTGCAGCATATTATTCAAAATTACCTTCGTAAAAACAAAGTTCTTAAAACAGTAAAGCTTCCCTCCGATAAGGTTAGTTAA
- a CDS encoding ion transporter: protein MKPTNKKSWRYRLHEIIYEADTPMGKLFDVVLLFLILLSIVLVMLESVREIDAKYHEILYIGEWIITIFFTIEYVARIITVKKPRAYIFSFYGIIDFLSTIPLYLSFLFAGSSFLLSVRALRLLRVFRILKLARYIGEATKLRKALISSRAKILVFLFAVLVIAVIAGTLMYIIEGPENGFKSIPISVYWCIVTLTTVGFGDIAPVTPLGQLLATVIMILGYGIIAVPTGIVSAEYTKKMDQQDVLGENYIHVNTQACLHCGAQKHRDDAKYCHKCGEELNPKNHIET from the coding sequence TTGAAACCAACCAATAAAAAATCCTGGCGTTACAGGCTTCACGAAATTATCTATGAAGCAGACACGCCTATGGGAAAACTTTTTGATGTTGTGCTGCTCTTCCTTATTTTACTGAGCATCGTGCTGGTTATGCTGGAAAGCGTTCGCGAAATAGACGCGAAATACCATGAAATACTTTACATTGGCGAGTGGATCATCACTATATTCTTCACTATAGAATATGTTGCACGCATAATTACAGTAAAAAAACCACGTGCATACATCTTTAGTTTTTATGGAATTATAGATTTTCTATCAACCATTCCGCTCTACCTTTCTTTTCTCTTTGCCGGGAGCAGCTTTTTATTATCCGTAAGGGCTTTAAGGCTGTTGAGGGTTTTCAGGATTTTAAAATTAGCCCGTTATATAGGCGAAGCCACTAAGCTACGTAAGGCATTAATAAGTAGTAGAGCGAAAATTTTGGTTTTTTTATTTGCAGTACTTGTAATTGCAGTAATCGCAGGTACATTAATGTACATTATAGAAGGACCTGAAAACGGTTTCAAAAGCATCCCAATTAGTGTATACTGGTGTATTGTAACTCTTACCACAGTAGGTTTTGGCGATATTGCTCCCGTAACTCCTTTGGGGCAATTACTGGCAACGGTCATTATGATTTTGGGTTATGGTATTATTGCCGTCCCCACTGGAATCGTCAGTGCTGAATACACCAAAAAAATGGACCAACAGGATGTATTAGGAGAAAATTACATACACGTTAACACACAAGCTTGCCTTCACTGTGGAGCCCAAAAACATAGGGACGATGCAAAATATTGCCATAAATGTGGTGAAGAATTAAATCCCAAAAACCACATAGAAACATAA
- the miaA gene encoding tRNA (adenosine(37)-N6)-dimethylallyltransferase MiaA: protein MSLKKPLLICVVGATAIGKTSLAIKLANAFGAEIISADSRQVFKEMNIGTAVPSKEELKSATHHFIQNKSIFEDYSVGDFEREAITFLDHYFSKKNIAILVGGSGLYVDAVVKGLDDFPQVPSQIRLQLKSKLNNEGIEALQNELKKVDPLYFKKVDINNPHRLIRALEIYRATGKPYSTFINEKTPNRNFETLFIGLTAKRETIYERINQRVDKMIEDGLIEEAKALLPHKEKNALQTVGYRELFDYFEDKISLEESISEIKKNTRRFAKRQTTWFRKNEAIHWFNFETDPTKIINFIKEKNAL, encoded by the coding sequence ATGTCTTTAAAAAAACCATTGCTTATCTGTGTAGTGGGTGCAACGGCCATAGGCAAAACCTCCTTGGCAATAAAACTTGCAAATGCCTTCGGTGCCGAAATTATTTCAGCAGATTCGCGCCAAGTTTTTAAGGAAATGAATATAGGCACAGCCGTGCCTTCAAAAGAGGAACTGAAGTCGGCCACGCACCACTTTATTCAGAACAAAAGTATTTTTGAGGATTATTCGGTGGGTGACTTTGAGAGAGAGGCCATCACCTTCTTAGATCATTATTTCAGCAAAAAGAATATTGCAATATTGGTTGGCGGATCGGGCTTGTATGTAGATGCGGTTGTAAAAGGTTTGGATGATTTTCCGCAGGTGCCATCGCAAATACGACTACAACTTAAATCTAAGTTAAATAACGAAGGAATTGAAGCACTTCAAAATGAATTAAAGAAAGTAGATCCTCTCTATTTTAAAAAAGTTGATATTAATAACCCTCATCGCTTAATAAGAGCTTTGGAAATATATCGGGCTACGGGAAAACCATATTCAACTTTTATAAATGAGAAAACGCCCAATAGAAATTTTGAAACACTTTTTATAGGGTTGACTGCCAAAAGGGAGACTATCTACGAACGTATAAATCAGCGGGTGGATAAGATGATTGAGGATGGCCTAATCGAGGAAGCCAAAGCACTTTTACCACATAAAGAAAAAAATGCGCTGCAAACGGTGGGCTATCGGGAACTATTTGATTATTTTGAAGATAAAATCTCCTTGGAAGAAAGCATTTCAGAAATTAAAAAAAACACCCGTCGGTTTGCAAAGCGTCAAACCACCTGGTTTAGAAAAAATGAAGCAATCCATTGGTTTAATTTTGAAACTGACCCGACGAAAATTATCAATTTCATAAAAGAAAAAAACGCCCTTTAA
- a CDS encoding response regulator transcription factor, whose product MDTENKKILLVEDDPNFGTVLKDYLAMNDYNVTHAKNGMEGFEKFKKDDFDLCILDVMMPYKDGFTLAKEIREKNEDVPIIFLTAKAMKEDVLKGYKVGADDYLNKPFDSEVLLMKIKAIIQRKATDSIADSKQFEFQVGNFHLNSKLRFLTYNKETPIKLSPKENELLRLLALHKNDLMPRELALTKIWRDDNYFTSRSMDVYIAKLRKYLSKDDGVEIINIHGEGFRLVVKDEVDN is encoded by the coding sequence ATGGACACAGAAAACAAAAAAATCCTTCTTGTTGAAGACGATCCCAACTTTGGAACAGTATTAAAAGATTACCTCGCCATGAACGATTATAACGTGACACACGCTAAAAATGGGATGGAAGGTTTTGAAAAATTTAAAAAAGACGATTTCGATCTTTGCATTCTAGATGTAATGATGCCTTATAAAGACGGTTTCACACTGGCAAAAGAGATTCGTGAAAAAAACGAGGATGTGCCAATTATTTTTCTTACCGCAAAGGCGATGAAAGAAGATGTATTGAAAGGTTATAAAGTAGGAGCTGACGATTACTTGAACAAACCCTTTGACAGCGAAGTGCTTTTGATGAAAATTAAAGCCATAATTCAAAGAAAAGCCACAGACTCTATTGCAGACAGTAAGCAATTTGAATTTCAGGTGGGCAATTTCCATTTAAATTCCAAACTTCGCTTTTTAACTTACAATAAAGAAACCCCAATAAAATTATCCCCAAAAGAAAACGAATTGTTACGTCTTTTGGCACTTCACAAGAATGATTTGATGCCACGTGAGTTGGCACTTACCAAAATTTGGAGAGATGATAACTACTTTACTTCTAGAAGTATGGACGTTTACATTGCAAAACTACGAAAGTACCTAAGCAAGGACGATGGCGTTGAAATTATCAACATCCACGGCGAAGGATTTCGTTTGGTAGTAAAGGACGAAGTTGACAATTAG
- a CDS encoding sensor histidine kinase → MNKKLFVLLIALMSLSLLGIVFVQGYWISNAYRTKAEQFTINSKQVLISVAKEIQLRENEAYYQVYSAYVDSIQIPDTESFTELAYRIQNNTTNETYIFTDGILEQDYKLSSGLFDSEMDSIQFRKLTSRKTKTKVSEGIDGIAIPETRVESFSRMKDYERKQFEDFVSNVTAMVPIYKRVNEKEVSELIEKELNERGLKSKFEFAIYSNNLETKVRSKNFKYDEGSTYIVPLFVNEDKNNYELYVSFSEKGKLVLNSILGMAILSLVFTAVIILAYSSAISQIYKQRQISQIKSDFINNMTHEFKTPIATINLALDSLKNPKVKDNREFLDRYLGMIRDENRRMNAQVENVLRISKLEKNELDLPKERLNLQDIVEDAISHVSLIVEDRGGYINTHYGALKSTVLANESHLSNVIVNILDNAIKYSEEAPKIDVYSENVKNSIILKIRDQGMGMSKPVQKKIFEKFYREHTGDIHNVKGHGLGLAYVKRILDDHDAEIYVESEKGKGSTFIIKLHLIS, encoded by the coding sequence ATGAACAAAAAGCTATTCGTATTGCTTATAGCGCTCATGAGCCTCTCATTATTGGGAATAGTTTTCGTTCAGGGGTACTGGATATCAAATGCCTACCGAACAAAAGCAGAACAGTTCACCATAAATTCCAAACAGGTTCTTATATCGGTTGCAAAGGAAATCCAACTTAGGGAGAATGAGGCTTATTATCAAGTATATAGTGCGTATGTAGATAGCATACAAATACCGGATACCGAAAGTTTTACCGAGTTGGCTTATAGAATCCAAAACAACACGACGAATGAGACATATATTTTTACCGATGGAATTTTAGAACAAGATTATAAGCTCTCTTCAGGACTTTTTGATTCTGAAATGGATAGTATTCAGTTTAGGAAACTTACAAGCAGAAAAACAAAGACCAAAGTTTCTGAGGGAATTGACGGCATAGCCATACCAGAAACACGGGTTGAGTCTTTTTCAAGAATGAAGGATTACGAACGGAAACAGTTTGAGGATTTTGTATCCAATGTGACTGCGATGGTGCCCATCTATAAAAGGGTAAATGAAAAAGAGGTATCAGAACTGATTGAAAAGGAATTAAATGAAAGGGGACTAAAGTCTAAATTTGAGTTTGCAATTTACAGCAACAATCTTGAGACTAAAGTACGTTCAAAGAATTTTAAATATGACGAAGGAAGTACTTATATAGTTCCGCTATTTGTAAACGAGGACAAAAACAATTATGAACTGTACGTAAGTTTTTCAGAAAAGGGAAAACTTGTACTAAATAGTATTTTAGGGATGGCTATACTTTCGCTCGTGTTTACGGCAGTAATTATTTTAGCATATTCCAGTGCAATTTCACAGATATACAAACAACGACAAATTTCACAGATCAAGAGTGACTTTATAAACAATATGACCCACGAGTTTAAAACACCCATAGCCACTATTAATTTGGCATTGGACTCACTAAAGAATCCAAAAGTAAAGGACAACCGGGAGTTTTTGGATCGTTATTTGGGAATGATCCGGGATGAAAATAGAAGAATGAATGCTCAAGTTGAAAATGTACTTCGAATTTCAAAACTTGAAAAAAACGAATTGGATTTGCCAAAGGAGCGTTTGAACCTGCAAGATATTGTTGAAGACGCCATTTCACATGTCAGTCTTATTGTAGAAGATAGGGGAGGCTATATAAACACACACTATGGAGCTCTCAAATCAACAGTTCTCGCAAATGAGTCACACTTAAGTAACGTGATAGTAAACATACTTGATAATGCAATAAAATATTCGGAAGAAGCACCCAAGATAGATGTTTATTCAGAAAATGTAAAAAACAGTATTATCTTGAAAATACGAGATCAGGGAATGGGTATGAGTAAACCTGTTCAGAAAAAAATATTTGAAAAATTTTACAGAGAACATACCGGTGACATTCACAATGTGAAAGGTCACGGCCTTGGCCTAGCCTATGTAAAACGTATCTTGGATGACCATGATGCCGAAATTTACGTAGAGAGTGAAAAAGGAAAAGGCAGCACTTTTATTATAAAACTACACTTAATATCTTAA